One genomic segment of Aquipluma nitroreducens includes these proteins:
- a CDS encoding glycosyltransferase family 2 protein → MYKEFISGIFENFFLIYAICIFSLYLWLAIVSARELIRNHFAVLNTNYDAIISSPFAPMITVIAPAYNESLTIVENIKALLALYYPNFEIVVVNDGSKDNTLEKAIEAFDLEKVTYVFDYKIPCQEIRGIYKSRKRAFNNLTIVDKFNGGKADALNSGINIAKGDYFISIDVDSIIDPYALQKMIKPFLEEPYRRVIATGGVIGIANSCKIVDGQLIEIDVPSNLWARFQVIEYTRAFLMGRLAWSRLDGLLLISGALGLFDKEVAIGCGGYYTKTVGEDMELVVRMRKYMSQQNIKYKVAYVPDPLCWTEVPVTLKVLGNQRNRWTRGTIDTLFIHWNIFLNRKYGFMGMVSHPFWVFFEWLAPIVELLGIIYFLVIAFLGNPNWPFFYVMLFFVYTFSITFSTYAILYDLLAYNRYKKKRMIIKLLLTAWIEPIIFHPLVVYWALRGNFDFFIRKKKTWGNMTRVGFDDKK, encoded by the coding sequence ATGTATAAAGAATTCATATCAGGTATATTCGAGAATTTCTTTTTAATCTATGCAATCTGCATATTTAGTTTGTATTTATGGCTTGCCATAGTTTCGGCCAGAGAACTGATTCGGAATCATTTTGCTGTGCTAAATACAAATTATGACGCTATCATCTCGTCGCCTTTTGCGCCAATGATTACAGTTATAGCTCCGGCATATAACGAATCGCTTACCATTGTTGAAAATATTAAAGCCCTGCTGGCACTTTACTATCCAAATTTTGAAATTGTGGTCGTAAATGATGGAAGTAAGGACAATACCCTTGAAAAAGCCATCGAAGCTTTTGATCTCGAAAAGGTTACTTATGTATTTGACTATAAAATACCTTGTCAGGAGATTCGTGGTATCTATAAATCGCGAAAAAGAGCATTCAATAACCTTACTATTGTTGATAAATTTAACGGTGGAAAAGCCGATGCCCTCAATTCAGGAATCAATATTGCGAAAGGAGATTATTTTATCTCGATTGACGTTGATTCGATAATTGATCCATACGCGCTTCAGAAAATGATTAAGCCATTTTTGGAAGAACCTTATCGTAGGGTAATTGCAACCGGAGGTGTTATTGGAATTGCCAATTCATGCAAAATTGTTGATGGACAGCTTATCGAGATTGATGTCCCCAGTAACTTATGGGCGCGTTTTCAGGTTATTGAATATACCCGGGCGTTCCTGATGGGAAGATTGGCATGGAGCCGGTTGGATGGACTTCTGCTAATCTCGGGTGCACTTGGGCTTTTCGATAAAGAAGTTGCAATTGGTTGTGGTGGCTATTACACTAAAACGGTTGGCGAAGACATGGAATTGGTGGTGAGGATGAGAAAATACATGTCGCAGCAAAATATCAAATACAAAGTCGCGTATGTTCCTGATCCATTGTGCTGGACAGAAGTTCCGGTTACCTTAAAGGTTTTGGGAAACCAGAGAAATCGATGGACTCGAGGAACGATCGACACCCTTTTCATTCACTGGAACATTTTCCTTAATCGCAAATATGGATTTATGGGAATGGTTTCTCACCCTTTTTGGGTATTTTTTGAGTGGTTGGCTCCAATAGTCGAATTGCTTGGAATTATTTATTTCTTGGTTATTGCTTTTCTTGGCAATCCTAACTGGCCATTCTTTTATGTCATGCTGTTCTTTGTTTACACTTTTTCCATCACTTTTTCGACCTATGCAATTTTATACGATCTTCTGGCATACAATAGGTATAAGAAAAAGCGCATGATTATTAAACTTCTTCTGACGGCATGGATTGAACCGATCATCTTTCATCCACTGGTTGTTTACTGGGCTTTGCGTGGAAATTTCGACTTCTTTATCCGGAAGAAGAAAACTTGGGGAAATATGACACGTGTTGGTTTTGACGATAAGAAATAG
- a CDS encoding YaiO family outer membrane beta-barrel protein, whose amino-acid sequence MIRLRTDIKHKTSVKPFLALVILVLNGLFLNVSAQSYDEARNLAFNGDRAKARQLCRAILAKGFDSDVALLLGRTYAWDGKYDSTRIVLNEVLSRNPNNMDALDAFVDVEYWSENYDKAIEYCDLALKKAPYSEDFLLKKARILHSNDKYKEAVATLEDFIQKYPGQAEVLKKLQEYRPDVMKNKLKISYTLDIFDKDFNRDPWQLTAFSYGRKTKLGSVIARVNMAQRFGDTGFQYELDAYPKISENNYLYLNYGFSRSSVFPENRFGVELYHNFPKSFEGSIGMRQLYFSSSNVSIFTATLGKYVSNYWISLRSYVTPGSDGTSVSGQLQARRYFSDPENYIGLRLGYGVSPDDNQNLVDVNAKSRLTLKTRSIRMEYNHIISRIWILNGGATWGNEELIPGTYSGYYSFDISIARLF is encoded by the coding sequence ATGATCCGATTAAGAACAGATATAAAGCACAAAACTTCAGTAAAGCCATTTTTAGCATTGGTTATTTTGGTATTGAATGGCTTATTTCTCAATGTTTCAGCTCAGTCGTACGATGAAGCAAGAAATTTGGCTTTTAATGGAGACAGGGCTAAGGCTCGCCAGCTTTGCAGAGCAATTCTGGCAAAGGGATTTGATTCGGATGTGGCTTTGCTTCTTGGACGAACCTACGCCTGGGATGGGAAATACGATTCGACCAGGATTGTGCTGAACGAAGTGCTTAGTCGCAACCCCAACAATATGGACGCGTTGGATGCTTTTGTCGATGTGGAGTATTGGTCTGAAAATTATGATAAGGCAATTGAGTACTGCGATCTGGCCTTGAAAAAGGCTCCATATTCAGAAGATTTCTTGCTAAAAAAAGCCCGAATACTTCATAGTAATGATAAATATAAAGAAGCCGTTGCCACGCTGGAGGATTTTATTCAGAAATATCCGGGTCAGGCTGAAGTGTTGAAAAAATTACAGGAATACCGACCTGATGTAATGAAAAACAAATTGAAAATTTCGTATACCCTCGATATTTTCGATAAGGATTTTAACCGCGACCCCTGGCAGTTGACGGCGTTCTCCTATGGCCGCAAAACCAAATTAGGATCTGTTATTGCCCGGGTAAATATGGCTCAAAGGTTTGGTGACACTGGGTTTCAATACGAACTGGATGCCTACCCCAAAATCAGTGAAAACAATTATCTGTATCTGAATTATGGATTTTCTAGAAGTTCGGTTTTCCCTGAAAATCGGTTTGGAGTTGAATTGTATCATAATTTTCCAAAATCATTCGAAGGATCAATCGGCATGAGGCAACTGTATTTTAGCAGTTCTAATGTATCAATCTTTACAGCTACACTCGGGAAATATGTCAGTAATTATTGGATTTCTTTGCGCTCGTATGTAACTCCGGGCTCTGATGGGACTTCCGTTTCAGGACAATTGCAAGCCAGACGCTACTTTTCAGATCCGGAGAATTATATTGGATTACGCCTTGGCTATGGCGTTTCTCCTGATGACAATCAAAATTTGGTGGATGTCAATGCAAAATCCAGATTAACCTTAAAAACGCGTTCGATTCGTATGGAATATAACCATATCATTAGTCGTATCTGGATTCTGAATGGAGGCGCTACCTGGGGAAATGAAGAACTAATTCCGGGAACCTATTCAGGGTATTACTCTTTCGATATCAGCATCGCTCGATTATTTTAA
- a CDS encoding HEAT repeat domain-containing protein gives MTVRIRKPKVFITVFLCFIFIFILPMSEECRGGVNNQINNSKESNNLSSGVDDSLHSALQQDEVAPIDSSAFISEGQGKQIQDEPEAKISQHQKEVNRFVLWVVGDNNVSEFKSRMIDYGNNNLPLFLRKYYRQLVDKTYTYPIIILFILFIFALIINISIVLLVMYFTNKMKTHRERYIQIYRNSYEEVLSSYLFGDIEWDLALLKLKKLKKPLNRKILTSVLLVFKENLRGEMDNQIPQIFINLGLEKDSLKLTKSIFYHKRIEGLKALTNLDPENAKEIIPNYLNDSHFLVRTEAQVAYVRLHPDDPFAFLKTLTSPFPRWTQLSSFFTFRLHQVPVPAFVDYLDSEIPTIRNFSLRMIVFFQQLENAPAIYKLLDSPIEITRFLSIHAVNDLRLYEGKQMIKNMYSSETQNNKLEIIKALKNIGDEEDYDFLESIIRSESTSLKTEACRSLYYMNSEGQERLKILNQNSELEIDLFLAHVTDPRN, from the coding sequence ATGACAGTACGCATCCGTAAGCCGAAAGTATTTATCACTGTATTTTTATGTTTTATTTTCATTTTTATTCTTCCGATGTCGGAGGAATGCAGAGGTGGCGTTAACAATCAGATTAATAATTCAAAAGAATCTAATAATTTATCTTCGGGAGTCGATGATTCGCTTCATTCTGCTTTGCAGCAAGATGAAGTTGCCCCAATCGATTCGTCAGCTTTCATTTCAGAAGGACAAGGAAAACAGATACAGGACGAGCCTGAGGCGAAGATCAGTCAACATCAAAAAGAAGTTAACAGGTTTGTTCTTTGGGTGGTAGGTGATAATAATGTTTCGGAATTTAAAAGCCGTATGATTGATTACGGGAATAATAATTTACCCTTGTTTCTGAGGAAATATTACAGGCAACTTGTTGATAAGACCTACACTTACCCGATTATCATTCTTTTCATATTGTTTATATTCGCATTGATTATCAATATCTCCATCGTCCTTCTGGTTATGTATTTCACCAACAAAATGAAGACCCACCGTGAGAGGTATATTCAGATCTATCGTAATTCATATGAAGAGGTATTGAGTTCATATTTATTTGGTGATATTGAATGGGATTTAGCACTTTTGAAATTGAAGAAGCTAAAAAAGCCACTAAACAGAAAAATATTAACAAGTGTACTTTTAGTATTCAAAGAAAACCTTCGGGGCGAGATGGATAATCAAATTCCACAAATATTTATAAATCTCGGATTGGAAAAGGATTCCTTAAAGCTTACAAAATCAATATTCTACCATAAAAGGATTGAAGGATTGAAGGCATTGACCAATCTCGATCCTGAAAATGCAAAAGAAATTATACCAAATTATCTCAACGATTCACATTTTCTGGTTCGAACAGAAGCTCAGGTCGCCTATGTCCGGCTTCATCCTGACGACCCTTTTGCTTTTTTGAAGACTTTAACAAGTCCATTTCCACGTTGGACACAACTATCATCTTTTTTTACCTTCAGGCTTCATCAGGTTCCTGTTCCTGCATTTGTTGATTACCTTGATTCCGAAATTCCTACGATACGAAATTTTAGTTTGCGTATGATTGTATTTTTCCAGCAACTTGAAAATGCTCCAGCGATTTATAAGTTACTTGATAGTCCTATCGAAATAACCAGATTTCTTTCTATTCATGCAGTAAATGATTTACGTCTTTATGAAGGAAAACAGATGATTAAGAATATGTATTCATCGGAAACCCAAAACAATAAGCTTGAAATTATAAAAGCATTGAAAAATATTGGAGATGAGGAAGATTATGATTTTCTGGAGTCTATTATTCGATCAGAATCTACCTCGTTGAAAACGGAAGCATGCCGTTCATTATATTACATGAATAGTGAAGGGCAGGAAAGGTTGAAAATTTTAAACCAGAACAGTGAATTAGAAATTGACCTTTTCCTGGCCCATGTAACTGATCCCAGAAACTGA
- a CDS encoding AMP-binding protein — protein MQLLDFTFGELLEKYAIEAPDREFMVYADRNLRFTYSQFNERVDQLAKGLLYIGVSKDDKVGIWANNVPDWLTFMFATAKIGAVLVTINTNYKSSELEYLLHDADIHTLCLIDGFRDSDYVNMIFDSVPELKDSPRGNLSSEKFPKLKNVVFIGPQKHRGMYNTSELLLLGSHIDDFELELIKETICCHDAVNMQYTSGTTGFPKGVMLTHHNILNCGYATGEFMRYTSHERLLVCVPLFHCFGCVLALCAVITHGSTMVMVENFDPLMVLASVEKEKCTALYGVPTMFIAELNHPMFDMFDLSSLRTGIMAGSLCPIETMNQVMQKMNMKDIIIVYGLTETSPGMTATRTHNSPEVRATTVGFEYPNVEVKIVNPETGEDCPVGEHGEICCRGYNVMKGYYKNPEATAKAIDRDGWLHSGDLAVKTPDGFYRITGRIKDMIIRGGENIYPREVENFIYNIPEVESVEVVGVPSKKYGEQVGAFIKLKAGSELSDEAVQEFCRGKIARYKIPQFIFFVDGFPMTASGKIQKYKLRELSLELLRKKGVEVI, from the coding sequence ATGCAATTACTTGATTTTACTTTTGGCGAATTATTAGAGAAGTATGCCATTGAAGCTCCTGATAGGGAATTTATGGTTTATGCCGACAGGAATTTAAGATTTACCTATTCGCAATTTAACGAAAGGGTTGATCAACTGGCCAAAGGGCTTTTATATATTGGAGTTTCGAAGGACGATAAAGTGGGTATTTGGGCCAATAATGTTCCTGATTGGCTGACATTTATGTTTGCCACTGCCAAAATCGGAGCAGTTCTGGTAACCATCAATACCAATTATAAATCATCTGAGTTAGAGTACTTACTGCATGATGCAGATATTCATACCCTTTGCTTGATCGACGGATTCCGCGACAGCGATTATGTGAATATGATTTTTGACTCAGTTCCCGAGCTAAAAGATAGCCCAAGAGGAAACCTGTCGAGCGAAAAATTCCCCAAACTTAAAAATGTAGTTTTCATTGGTCCGCAGAAACACCGTGGAATGTATAATACTTCCGAACTTTTGTTGCTCGGAAGCCACATTGATGATTTCGAACTGGAATTAATCAAAGAAACCATCTGTTGCCACGACGCGGTTAATATGCAATACACCTCCGGAACTACCGGTTTCCCCAAAGGAGTGATGTTAACACATCACAATATCCTGAATTGCGGTTATGCTACAGGCGAATTTATGCGATATACCTCCCATGAGCGGTTGTTGGTTTGTGTTCCATTGTTCCATTGTTTTGGATGCGTATTGGCGCTTTGTGCAGTCATAACACATGGAAGCACCATGGTGATGGTCGAGAATTTCGATCCGTTGATGGTTCTGGCTTCTGTTGAGAAGGAAAAATGTACGGCATTATACGGAGTCCCAACCATGTTTATTGCTGAGTTGAACCATCCGATGTTCGACATGTTCGATTTAAGTTCATTACGTACCGGAATCATGGCCGGTTCACTTTGCCCCATCGAAACCATGAACCAGGTAATGCAGAAAATGAACATGAAAGACATCATCATTGTGTACGGATTGACAGAAACTTCTCCTGGAATGACTGCGACACGAACCCATAATTCACCTGAAGTGCGCGCTACCACAGTAGGTTTTGAATACCCCAATGTCGAGGTTAAAATTGTTAATCCGGAAACCGGTGAGGATTGCCCGGTTGGCGAACATGGAGAAATCTGTTGCCGTGGATACAATGTAATGAAAGGCTATTACAAGAATCCTGAAGCTACTGCCAAAGCAATTGATCGGGATGGCTGGCTACATTCCGGAGATTTGGCTGTGAAAACTCCTGACGGTTTTTATCGGATTACCGGACGTATTAAAGACATGATTATTCGTGGCGGTGAAAATATTTACCCACGCGAAGTCGAAAATTTTATTTATAACATTCCTGAAGTTGAATCCGTTGAGGTTGTTGGCGTTCCAAGCAAAAAGTATGGCGAACAAGTTGGCGCGTTTATCAAGCTTAAAGCAGGCAGTGAATTATCAGATGAAGCTGTTCAGGAATTCTGTCGGGGAAAAATTGCCCGCTATAAAATTCCTCAGTTTATCTTTTTTGTTGATGGATTTCCGATGACTGCCAGTGGCAAAATCCAAAAATACAAACTCAGGGAATTAAGTCTGGAATTGCTCAGAAAAAAAGGAGTTGAGGTTATTTAG
- the kdsB gene encoding 3-deoxy-manno-octulosonate cytidylyltransferase, which yields MNFIGIIPARFQSTRFPGKPLAYLGSKPIIQWVYENAKAALENVYVATDDERIYQAVEAFGGKAVYTSPNHQSGTDRCAEAAQKIAESLKFDVVINIQGDEPFIRPEQIEGLKACFDSPLAEISTLIKPISNAAEITNINRPKVVINKNTEAMYFSRSPIPFVRDSKPDEWINRNTFYSHIGMYAYRFDILLELTQLPLGILEKAESLEQLRWLENGYRIKTAQTSFENIGIDTPEDLEEARKFLMS from the coding sequence ATGAACTTTATAGGAATTATCCCCGCCCGCTTTCAATCAACCCGATTTCCGGGGAAACCATTGGCTTATTTGGGTAGTAAACCCATCATTCAATGGGTGTACGAAAATGCAAAAGCAGCATTGGAAAATGTTTATGTAGCAACCGATGACGAACGAATTTATCAGGCTGTTGAAGCTTTCGGCGGAAAAGCAGTTTATACGTCACCGAATCACCAAAGCGGAACCGACCGCTGCGCCGAAGCTGCTCAAAAAATAGCAGAGTCGCTAAAATTCGATGTGGTAATCAACATTCAGGGCGACGAACCTTTTATCCGACCTGAACAAATTGAAGGGCTTAAGGCTTGCTTCGATTCACCTTTGGCTGAAATTTCAACATTAATAAAACCCATTTCAAACGCTGCCGAAATCACCAACATTAACCGCCCCAAAGTGGTGATTAACAAGAACACTGAAGCCATGTATTTTAGCCGTTCGCCCATCCCTTTTGTACGCGACAGCAAGCCTGACGAATGGATAAATCGGAATACTTTTTACAGTCATATCGGGATGTACGCTTATCGGTTCGATATTTTACTTGAGCTGACTCAACTGCCGCTTGGCATTCTAGAAAAAGCCGAATCGCTTGAACAATTGCGCTGGCTTGAAAATGGGTACAGGATCAAAACGGCACAAACTTCGTTCGAAAATATCGGCATCGATACTCCTGAAGATTTGGAAGAAGCTCGTAAATTTTTGATGTCGTAA
- a CDS encoding response regulator transcription factor produces MKRILVAEDNKLILETIFHSLKREGYEIIKANDGKECLQILEDTEVDLLITDLYMPFVNGNEVITIIRDERKKNIPILVLSAAGAEDNVLKAFDLGADDFMVKPFSLVELNVRVRKLLALRR; encoded by the coding sequence ATGAAGCGAATATTAGTGGCTGAAGACAATAAGTTGATTTTAGAAACGATTTTCCATAGCTTGAAACGCGAGGGATACGAGATTATTAAGGCAAATGATGGCAAAGAATGTTTACAAATTCTTGAAGATACAGAAGTCGATTTACTTATCACAGACTTGTACATGCCATTTGTAAATGGGAATGAAGTTATCACAATTATACGCGACGAAAGAAAGAAGAATATTCCAATCCTGGTTCTTTCAGCAGCAGGAGCGGAGGATAACGTTTTAAAAGCTTTTGATCTTGGAGCCGACGACTTTATGGTAAAGCCATTTAGTTTGGTAGAGCTTAATGTCAGAGTTCGTAAATTGTTGGCATTGAGACGTTAA
- a CDS encoding helix-turn-helix domain-containing protein produces MTIEITVGEKIKQIREMKKVSLEELASRSGMDITTIQKIEQEKNIPSLAPLVKIARALGVRLGTFLDDSDSYGPVVVRSGEYQKGARFTSQSSETREHLNFFSLAFDKAGRNMEPFIVEIEPGQQSDYMLSSHEGEEFIYVLEGEIEINYGKELYRLAKGDSIYLDSIVLHNVHAGNSMSAKILAVVYAPF; encoded by the coding sequence ATGACAATCGAGATAACCGTTGGTGAGAAAATAAAACAGATTCGTGAAATGAAAAAGGTCAGCCTTGAAGAGCTGGCTTCCAGAAGTGGAATGGATATTACAACGATTCAAAAAATTGAACAGGAAAAGAATATTCCGTCATTGGCTCCACTGGTGAAAATCGCTCGCGCACTTGGTGTTCGCCTCGGTACTTTTCTCGACGACAGCGATTCATATGGTCCTGTAGTTGTTCGTTCAGGCGAATATCAGAAAGGGGCAAGATTTACTTCTCAAAGCAGCGAAACACGCGAGCATCTGAATTTTTTCTCGCTTGCGTTTGACAAGGCTGGTCGAAACATGGAGCCGTTTATTGTAGAAATTGAACCCGGGCAGCAATCGGATTACATGCTTTCATCGCACGAAGGAGAGGAATTTATTTATGTACTTGAGGGCGAAATTGAAATCAATTACGGCAAGGAACTTTACCGGCTTGCAAAAGGCGACAGTATTTATCTCGATTCGATCGTATTACACAATGTACATGCAGGGAACAGTATGTCTGCCAAAATACTGGCTGTTGTTTATGCTCCTTTTTAG
- a CDS encoding LTA synthase family protein: MNYRESIQLIVRSLRRFLSLSFILASMILIVRFYEFVITSNFSNYPEGSYLSLISGLKFDLILYLRVSAILMLPFLLLAYFSQKAARIFFITISILLILGDMLLMQYFATARVPLGADLLGYSLQEIQHTVATSGGMNLLPSIMIVLFLIIMIRVFRNHVYFRLKPWLIWLLAAVMIISLLPFKQLETDSSKYDDEFSMFVASNKLNFFFESMLGHYLNQGSLNNKIFTFTPVTASSEGNPFTYINPDFPFLHQETTPDVLGKYFNLGETPPNIVLVIVESLGRAYSGENAYLGSFTPFLDSLMQKSLYWENCLSTSGRTFQVLPSTLASLPFGDHGFSELGENMPDHLSLISLLKKQAGYTSSFTYGGEAEFDNMESFLRRQGTDQIIDSRKFGADYTKLPSGSSGFSWGYGDREIFRRNIEYVTSNPDAKRLDVVLTLAMHSPFVVTNQDYYNQKFNDRLNSLKLTDKTKAFDHQYDAQFASILYFDDSFRSFMKEYSKLVSFQNTIFIITGDHRMPEIPISTQIDRFHVPLVIYSPMLKKAEKFSSVVTHFDIAPSLIAMLNAAKYIKRPTVAAWIGHGLDNSVDFRSLQTYPLMRNKNEILDMMSTDQFLSNQTVYRIAPDLNLEPLGNSNHQKQMKDELDNFLRKNNYACKNNKLVPDSLKKYNP; encoded by the coding sequence ATGAATTACAGAGAATCAATACAGCTTATCGTTCGTTCATTAAGACGATTTCTTAGCCTGAGTTTTATTTTGGCGTCTATGATTCTGATTGTTCGTTTTTACGAATTCGTAATTACTTCTAATTTCTCTAATTATCCGGAGGGCAGTTACCTGAGTCTAATTTCAGGGTTAAAATTCGACCTGATTTTATATTTGCGTGTTTCCGCAATTTTAATGCTTCCCTTCCTGCTGTTGGCCTATTTCAGTCAGAAAGCAGCCCGAATCTTTTTCATTACCATTAGCATCTTGCTGATTCTTGGGGACATGCTTTTAATGCAGTATTTCGCAACAGCCAGGGTACCACTTGGTGCCGACTTATTAGGTTACTCTCTTCAGGAAATACAACATACTGTTGCTACTTCAGGTGGAATGAATCTTTTGCCGTCTATAATGATTGTCCTTTTCCTGATAATTATGATTCGAGTTTTTCGCAATCATGTTTATTTCAGATTAAAACCATGGTTAATTTGGTTATTAGCTGCTGTAATGATCATTTCTTTGCTTCCGTTCAAACAACTTGAGACCGATTCATCCAAATACGACGATGAATTCAGCATGTTTGTCGCCTCCAATAAGCTCAACTTTTTTTTCGAAAGTATGCTTGGCCATTACCTCAATCAAGGATCATTAAACAATAAAATATTCACGTTTACACCGGTTACTGCTTCTTCTGAAGGAAATCCATTTACGTATATCAACCCGGATTTTCCATTTCTTCATCAGGAAACTACTCCTGATGTTCTCGGAAAGTATTTTAATCTGGGAGAAACACCTCCAAATATTGTGCTTGTAATTGTTGAGAGCCTTGGGCGTGCCTATAGTGGCGAAAATGCTTATTTGGGAAGTTTTACTCCTTTTCTCGATTCGTTGATGCAAAAAAGTTTGTATTGGGAGAATTGCCTGAGTACATCCGGGCGAACTTTTCAGGTATTGCCGTCAACTCTTGCTTCGCTACCTTTTGGCGATCATGGGTTTTCCGAGTTAGGCGAAAATATGCCTGATCATCTCAGCTTGATTAGTCTGCTAAAAAAACAGGCTGGTTATACTAGTTCATTTACTTATGGAGGTGAAGCTGAATTTGATAACATGGAATCTTTTCTTCGCCGTCAAGGAACCGACCAGATTATCGACAGCCGCAAATTTGGCGCCGATTACACAAAACTTCCTTCAGGGAGCAGTGGATTCTCATGGGGATATGGCGATCGTGAGATTTTCCGTAGAAATATTGAGTATGTCACCTCAAATCCCGATGCAAAAAGACTTGATGTTGTGTTGACTCTGGCCATGCACTCTCCCTTTGTTGTAACTAATCAGGACTATTACAACCAGAAATTTAACGATCGCCTGAATTCACTGAAGCTGACAGATAAAACAAAAGCATTTGATCATCAATACGATGCTCAGTTCGCATCCATCCTCTACTTCGATGACTCGTTCCGGTCTTTCATGAAAGAATACAGTAAATTAGTCTCATTTCAGAACACGATTTTCATTATCACAGGCGATCACCGCATGCCTGAAATACCGATCAGCACTCAAATCGACCGCTTCCACGTGCCGTTGGTAATTTATTCTCCGATGCTGAAAAAGGCTGAAAAATTTTCGTCAGTCGTTACTCATTTCGACATTGCGCCATCATTAATTGCGATGCTCAATGCTGCGAAATACATCAAACGCCCAACGGTCGCCGCATGGATTGGTCATGGTCTGGATAACTCAGTTGACTTCCGAAGTTTGCAGACTTATCCGTTGATGCGGAATAAAAATGAAATCCTGGATATGATGAGTACCGATCAATTCCTATCGAACCAAACTGTTTATCGGATTGCGCCTGATTTGAACCTTGAACCACTTGGAAACAGCAACCACCAAAAGCAGATGAAAGATGAGCTGGATAACTTCCTCAGGAAAAACAATTACGCTTGCAAAAATAATAAACTCGTACCCGATTCTTTAAAGAAATACAATCCTTGA